The DNA segment GACGACCGCCTGGGAACGCGCAATTCCCCGCCGATTATGAACCTGGCCTGGAACAAATCGTTCATGTGGGGAGGTGGAATTTACGACCTGGATTTACAGCCCATTGCACCCATTACCACGCATGAGGAAATGGACGAGAAGCTGGAAAATGTATTCAATAAACTCCGGCAGCTGCCGAAGTATACGGAAATGTTTAAGCGTGCTTTTGGAAGCGAAGAGATCAGCACTGCGAGGTTTATGAAGGCTTTGTCGCAGTTCATGCTCCTATGTGTCAGTAGTAATTCAAAATATGATAAGGTAATGAGAAAAGAGGGGAATGCTGTTTTTACAGCCGATGAACAGGAGGGATATACTTTGTTTAAGCAGAAATGTGCTTCCTGCCATAGCGAACCCCTGTTTACCGATGGCACTTTCCGGAACAATGGCTTGGGGCCAAGCCCGATCAACGACCAGGGTTTATACCTCGCTACCCTCATCAGTACGGATAAGTATAAGTTTAAGGTGCCTTCTTTGAGGAACCTGCGCTATACCGCTCCTTACATGCACGACGGGCGGTTTTTGAGCCTGGGCGGCGTGCTGGAACATTACAATTCGGAAGTGCAGGCAACCCCCAATCTGGATCCCTTACTCCAGCAGGGAGACCGCCGGGGAATCACTTTAACAGAAAATGATAAGACAAAGCTAACTGCTTTCTTATCCACTTTAAATGACGAAGAGTTTATCAATAACAAACTTTTGTCTGAACAATAACAAGGTTTTATAACGATCAAACAACAATGATAATGATGATGAAGAGAATAATAATTAGCTTGATGCTGTTGTGCTCCACTACATTTGCCAGCTTTGCCTGCGACATTTGCGGTTGTGGCGTAGGAAGTTATTACCTGGGGATCCTGCCCGAGTTTAATAAAAGATTTATAGGGTTGAGGTATCAGCATAAGAGCTTACAGACTCATCTGGGGCCGTTGGGACAAAGGACGCCGATCACTGCCGATGAAACTTACCAGAGTGCCGAGCTCTGGGGAGGCTGGAACATCGGAAGCCGCTTTCGGATTTTGGCTTTTGTACCTTATAATTTCAATAAAAGAGAAAGTCAGACTGGCAATGGCACTAAAAACGGCCTTGGAGACATTGCACTGATGGGCTATTATAAGCTGCTGGACAAAAGTGGAACCCTTGGAGAACGCCTGCTGGTGCAATCGGTCTGGATTGGAGGAGGGCTAAAAGTGCCCACAGGAAAATATGAACCTTCGGAAAGACTGGCCATTCAGGAATCCCCGAATAACTTCCAGCTGGGGACAGCGAGCACTGATTTTACCCTCAATGCGGCCTATGACATCCGTTACAATGACCTGGGTTTGAATACAAATGTGAACTATAAGATCAATACGGAAAACAAATACCATTACCGTTATGGAAATAAGCTGACGGCAAATATGCTGGCCTATTACAAATTCAGACTCGCAAATGTGGTTACTGTAGCGCCTAATGCAGGTGTTTTATATGAGACCGCCGATAAAGATGTAGAAAATAATAAATACAATGTGGAAGTATCCGGAGGCTATTCCTTATCCGCTGTTGTGGGGGTAGAAGTAGCAATGAAAGGCCTTTCTTTTGGTGCCAATTACCAGAATGTACGTTCCCAGGACCTCGCAGGAGGGAGAGCGAAAGCCGGAAACCGGGTAATGGTACATATGTCTTTACCCTTTTAGGTTAGCGTCACTCAGCAGGGGCTGTCAATCCTGCTGAGTGATTTGTTAGTTAGGTGCAGATAATTTTTTATCGCCCTTTGACTTTTATTGTTAAATTTGTTAGAACCGGACTAACTAACTATCCTAACTGCCTTATGAACCTTTCCGTCCTCACAGATGATGAACTGGTCGTTCTTTTTAAAGACGGCAGCGAACGTGCGTTCAGGGAGATTTACACACGGTATTGGAAAGGGGTGTTCCAGGTGGCTTATAAAAAAACACATTATAAGGAGCTTGCTGAAGAACTCACACAAAATCTTTTTGTAGACCTTTGGCGCAGAAGGGAGACTGTAAACATTGGTTCCATCAGTAATTATCTTTTTGGAGGCTTGAAATATAGCATCATTAATCATTATAAATCTCAGCTGGTAAGGGAGAACTATCAGGATCACCTGAAGGTGCTAAAGAATGATACGGTAGAAAACACCGATTACCTGTTGATGCTCAATGAATTGTCTGGTGCCCTGACCGATGGGATCGCCAGGTTACCCAAGAAAACAGGAGAGGTGTTTAAGCTGAGCAGACTCGAACACTATTCTGTAAAGGACATCTCCCGGGAGCTGAACATCTCCGAAAAGGCGGTGGAATACCACATCACCCAATCCCTCAAATCGATGCGTTTTCATTTGAAAGATTACCTCTTTTTGCCCCTCCTTCTCAGCCTGTTTTTATAAAAACAGAAAATATTTTTATTTTCTTTAGGGATAGCCTGCCTTTAACTTACATATAGTTTAAAAGCTATAATAATGAGTAGAGAAGCATTTCATCTTTTATTGGACAGATACCTCCAGGGAACATGTACAGACGAGGAAAAAAGAATCGTTGAAGAACTTTACGGAATGCTTGATAAAGAAGACCTTGAGGAGATTAACCCCAGGGAAATCAATACTATGGAGCAAAAGCTTTGGGACAGGATTCATGTGGACATCTCCACTCCGGAAACAGCAAGCCCTGTTTTCATAAAACACAGCAGGCGATCTTCAGGAATGTGGACTGGTATTGCTGCTGCGGTTGCTGGTTTTCTGCTGATCACCGGTTATGTGTTTTTTAAAGAAGAAACCCGCATTCCAACATTCCTGGCAGTTCAATCTGTACAAGGTGTTAAAGAATGTACCAATACTTCGGGAAAACCCGAGAAAATTACCTTTGAAGATGGCAGCTCTGTCATCCTCGAAAAAAATGCGGTAGTTAAATATCCGGCTCATTTTAGTCGCGATGTCCGGGAAGTGACCTTGGAAGGGGCAGGATTTTTCCAGATCAGTAAAGATGCTTCCAGACCTTTTATGGTCTATAGTAAAGATGTGATCACCAAAGTTCTTGGAACGAGTTTCATGATCAGAACAAGTGCCTCCGGTAAATCAACTGAAGTTTCTGTGCATACGGGGAAAGTTCAGGTTTCTCCGGTTTCCGGCAGACTGGCCATTGTGAAAGGAATCTTAGGTACGGATAAAGCCATTTTCTTAACTCCTAATCAAAAAGCGGTATTCATCAGTGATCAGAAAGTATTTGAAAAAACGCTGGTCAGCAATCCTGAACCGGTAATGGCAGAACTGCGCGTTACCGAGGTTAAAGATGCTTTTGCTTTCAATGATGCGCCATTGGCAGAGGTGATCGCACAGCTTAAAAAGACCTATGAGATCGATTTTGTGGTAGAAAGCGGGGCTTTATACAACAATACGTTTACGGGAGACCTTTCTGAACAGAGCTTATATAACAAACTGGATTTTCTCTGTGAGTCTATTAAAGCGACCTATGAAATCTCGGGAACAAGCATCATCATTAAGAGTAAGAAATAACAAACGATAAGAAATAACGGGTCAAAAGATTTAAACCAGCAGCGTTGCGGGACCTTGCAGGAGCGAATCCGATCTGAATAAGCATTAGTAATCTAATTAACCAATCAACTAACCAACCAAACCAACAGCGTATGAAAAAGAGAAACTTTTACTAGACC comes from the Pedobacter sp. FW305-3-2-15-E-R2A2 genome and includes:
- a CDS encoding cytochrome c peroxidase — encoded protein: MNKKHWITLFLMGIFILACKKDVVLKDNLVIDKIADFLGFRQPANFPEPVYNFANNKITKEGFELGRALFYEPRLSRNNTITCGSCHIQSSAFTQHGHDVSHGIDDRLGTRNSPPIMNLAWNKSFMWGGGIYDLDLQPIAPITTHEEMDEKLENVFNKLRQLPKYTEMFKRAFGSEEISTARFMKALSQFMLLCVSSNSKYDKVMRKEGNAVFTADEQEGYTLFKQKCASCHSEPLFTDGTFRNNGLGPSPINDQGLYLATLISTDKYKFKVPSLRNLRYTAPYMHDGRFLSLGGVLEHYNSEVQATPNLDPLLQQGDRRGITLTENDKTKLTAFLSTLNDEEFINNKLLSEQ
- a CDS encoding FecR domain-containing protein, whose protein sequence is MSREAFHLLLDRYLQGTCTDEEKRIVEELYGMLDKEDLEEINPREINTMEQKLWDRIHVDISTPETASPVFIKHSRRSSGMWTGIAAAVAGFLLITGYVFFKEETRIPTFLAVQSVQGVKECTNTSGKPEKITFEDGSSVILEKNAVVKYPAHFSRDVREVTLEGAGFFQISKDASRPFMVYSKDVITKVLGTSFMIRTSASGKSTEVSVHTGKVQVSPVSGRLAIVKGILGTDKAIFLTPNQKAVFISDQKVFEKTLVSNPEPVMAELRVTEVKDAFAFNDAPLAEVIAQLKKTYEIDFVVESGALYNNTFTGDLSEQSLYNKLDFLCESIKATYEISGTSIIIKSKK
- a CDS encoding transporter → MKRIIISLMLLCSTTFASFACDICGCGVGSYYLGILPEFNKRFIGLRYQHKSLQTHLGPLGQRTPITADETYQSAELWGGWNIGSRFRILAFVPYNFNKRESQTGNGTKNGLGDIALMGYYKLLDKSGTLGERLLVQSVWIGGGLKVPTGKYEPSERLAIQESPNNFQLGTASTDFTLNAAYDIRYNDLGLNTNVNYKINTENKYHYRYGNKLTANMLAYYKFRLANVVTVAPNAGVLYETADKDVENNKYNVEVSGGYSLSAVVGVEVAMKGLSFGANYQNVRSQDLAGGRAKAGNRVMVHMSLPF
- a CDS encoding sigma-70 family RNA polymerase sigma factor, whose amino-acid sequence is MNLSVLTDDELVVLFKDGSERAFREIYTRYWKGVFQVAYKKTHYKELAEELTQNLFVDLWRRRETVNIGSISNYLFGGLKYSIINHYKSQLVRENYQDHLKVLKNDTVENTDYLLMLNELSGALTDGIARLPKKTGEVFKLSRLEHYSVKDISRELNISEKAVEYHITQSLKSMRFHLKDYLFLPLLLSLFL